Proteins encoded together in one Bos javanicus breed banteng chromosome 6, ARS-OSU_banteng_1.0, whole genome shotgun sequence window:
- the CXCL8 gene encoding interleukin-8, which translates to MTSKLAVALLAAFLLSAALCEAAVLSRMSTELRCQCIKTHSTPFHPKFIKELRVIESGPHCENSEIIVKLTNGKEVCLNPKEKWVQKVVQVFVKRAEKQDP; encoded by the exons ATGACTTCCAAGCTGGCTGTTGCTCTCTTGGCAGCTTTCCTGCTCTCTGCAGCTCTGTGTGAAG CTGCAGTTCTGTCAAGAATGAGTACAGAACTTCGATGCCAATGCATAAAAACACATTCCACACCTTTCCACCCCAAATTTATCAAAGAATTGAGAGTTATTGAGAGTGGGCCACACTGTGAAAATTCAGAAATCAT TGTTAAGCTTACCAATGGAAAAGAGGTCTGCTTAAACCCCAAGGAAAAGTGGGTGCAGAAGGTTGTGCAGGTATTTGTGAAGAG agctGAGAAGCAAGatccatga